A single window of Zea mays cultivar B73 chromosome 10, Zm-B73-REFERENCE-NAM-5.0, whole genome shotgun sequence DNA harbors:
- the LOC103640758 gene encoding cytochrome P450 94C1, giving the protein MEAAADAFPWAAQCAGMALLASSLCVVALALVLLLLRRWPWCSCHVCRAYLTGSWARDFTNLGDWYAHLLRESATGTVHVHVLGCTVTANPANVEYMLKTNFDNFPKGKTFAALLGDLLGRGIFNVDGHAWRHQRKMASLELGSVTVRSYAFGIIAQEVEARLLPLVASAADAGAVVDLQDVFRRFAFDTICKISFGLDPGCLEPEMPMSELADALDTATRLSATRGAAAAPLLWRAKRLLNVGSERELRAAIKLVDELAAAVIRERRKLGVAASGHDLLSRFMASAGADDDDRYLRDIVVSFLLAGRDTVSSALTTLFMLLSENPGVAAAMRAEAGDGGPAPPLTYEHLKRMHYTHAVLYENMRLFPPVQFDSKFCVGPDVLPDGTYVPGGTRVTYHPYAMGRMPRIWGADHGAFRPGRWLTGAGGSFVPESLYKYPVFQAGLRVCLGKELAVTEMKAVAVAVVRAFDVHVVGDSGSAACKPKFVSGLTASISGGLPVRISRRVRS; this is encoded by the coding sequence ATGGAAGCAGCAGCTGATGCCTTTCCCTGGGCAGCGCAGTGCGCGGGCATGGCCCTCCTCGCCTCCTCGCTCTGCGTGGTGGCGCTGGCCCTGGTGCTTCTGCTCCTCCGCCGCTGGCCGTGGTGCAGCTGCCACGTCTGCCGGGCGTACCTGACGGGGTCGTGGGCGCGGGACTTCACCAACTTGGGCGACTGGTACGCGCACCTCCTCCGCGAGTCGGCCACGGGCACCGTCCACGTCCACGTGCTAGGCTGCACCGTCACGGCCAACCCGGCCAACGTGGAGTACATGCTCAAGACCAACTTCGACAACTTCCCCAAGGGCAAGACCTTCGCGGCGCTCCTCGGGGACCTCCTCGGACGCGGCATCTTCAACGTGGACGGCCACGCCTGGCGCCACCAGCGCAAGATGGCCAGCCTGGAGCTCGGCAGCGTCACCGTGCGCTCCTACGCGTTCGGGATCATCGCGCAGGAGGTGGAGGCCCGGCTCCTGCCGTTGGTCGCTAGCGCCGCCGACGCCGGCGCGGTGGTCGACCTGCAGGACGTgttccgccgcttcgccttcgACACCATCTGCAAGATCTCCTTCGGCCTCGACCCGGGCTGCCTGGAGCCGGAGATGCCCATGTCCGAGCTCGCCGACGCGCTCGACACCGCTACGCGCCTCAGCGCCACGCGCGGCGCCGCCGCGGCGCCGCTGCTGTGGAGGGCCAAGCGCCTGCTCAACGTCGGCTCGGAGAGGGAGCTCAGGGCGGCTATCAAACTCGTCGACGAGCTCGCGGCCGCCGTCATCCGGGAGCGCCGCAAGCTGGGCGTCGCCGCCAGTGGCCACGACCTCCTGTCCCGCTTCATGGCCTCAGCCGGGGCCGACGACGACGACAGGTACCTGCGCGACATCGTCGTCAGCTTCCTCCTCGCGGGGCGCGACACCGTGTCCTCCGCGCTCACGACGCTCTTCATGCTCCTGTCCGAGAACCCGGGCGTGGCGGCCGCCATGCGCGCCGAGGCCGGCGACGGTGGCCCGGCGCCGCCGCTCACCTACGAGCACCTCAAGCGCATGCACTACACCCACGCGGTGCTGTACGAGAACATGCGGCTGTTCCCGCCGGTGCAGTTCGACTCCAAGTTCTGCGTGGGGCCAGACGTGCTCCCCGACGGCACCTACGTGCCGGGCGGCACGCGCGTGACCTACCACCCCTACGCCATGGGCCGCATGCCGCGCATCTGGGGCGCCGACCACGGCGCCTTCCGCCCGGGCCGCTGGCTCACCGGCGCCGGCGGCTCGTTCGTCCCCGAGAGCCTGTACAAGTACCCGGTGTTCCAGGCGGGCCTTCGCGTGTGCCTCGGCAAGGAGCTCGCCGTCACCGAGATGAAGGCGGTCGCGGTGGCCGTCGTGAGGGCGTTCGACGTCCACGTCGTCGGGGACAGTGGCAGCGCCGCCTGCAAGCCGAAGTTCGTGTCGGGGCTCACCGCGTCCATCAGCGGCGGGCTCCCGGTGAGGATCAGTAGACGAGTTCGAAGCTAG